From one Musa acuminata AAA Group cultivar baxijiao chromosome BXJ2-6, Cavendish_Baxijiao_AAA, whole genome shotgun sequence genomic stretch:
- the LOC135615637 gene encoding transcription factor bHLH30-like isoform X1 — MENQIEVPYHMVHGYGGGEGCFFSGGDASAADAVNPALPWCLTSIHSISPAHPQFAETSSWQDQQLFMYPALPPFAPPLYGDLYDNKTLTGLQFPYDGAVDSPAGSTEAGSGLGLNRFLRAQGSASSSLFGTIHAELGRLTAQEIMDAKALAASKSHSEAERRRRERINGHLAKLRSMLPNTTKTDKASLLAEVIQHVKELKRQTTEITEESPLPTEVDELTVDSTCDEDGKFIVRASLCCEDRPDLLPDLINALKALRLRVLKAEITTVGGRVKNVLAISEEQNSGDDDHQRLVTAIQEALKAVVEQTAKHDPSAGGTKRQRTASFPTIIEHSSI; from the exons ATGGAGAATCAAATAGAAGTTCCATACCACATGGTTCATGGCTACGGAGGAGGTGAAGGATGCTTCTTCTCGGGAGGAGATGCAAGTGCTGCTGATGCTGTTAACCCTGCCCTACCATGGTGTCTTACTTCGATTCATTCTATCAGCCCAGCTCACCCTCAGTTCGCTGAAACCAGTTCTTGGCAAGATCAGCAGCTATTCATGTACCCTGCACTCCCTCCCTTTGCTCCTCCCCTCTACGGGGATTTGTACGATAACAAGACCTTGACGGGCTTGCAATTTCCTTATGATGGAGCGGTAGATTCGCCAGCAGGATCAACGGAAGCTGGTAGCGGTTTGGGCTTGAATAGATTTCTGCGAGCACAAGGTTCggcttcttcctctctctttgGGACCATTCATGCAGAGTTAGGGAGGTTGACTGCCCAGGAAATCATGGATGCCAAGGCCTTAGCTGCGTCCAAGAGCCACAGCGAGGCCGAGCGCAGGCGCCGCGAGCGCATCAATGGCCATCTTGCCAAGTTGCGGAGCATGCTCCCAAACACCACCAAG ACGGATAAGGCATCATTGCTAGCGGAGGTCATCCAGCATGTGAAGGAGCTGAAGCGGCAGACGACGGAGATCACCGAAGAAAGCCCGCTGCCTACCGAAGTCGACGAACTCACCGTCGACTCCACATGCGACGAAGATGGCAAGTTCATCGTCAGAGCATCGTTGTGTTGCGAAGACCGACCCGACCTGCTTCCGGACCTCATCAATGCCCTCAAAGCGCTGCGGCTTCGCGTCCTCAAGGCGGAGATCACCACGGTCGGCGGCCGCGTAAAGAACGTCCTTGCCATCTCCGAGGAACAAAACTCGGGCGATGACGACCATCAGCGGTTGGTAACAGCCATCCAGGAAGCCCTAAAGGCCGTCGTGGAGCAGACGGCGAAGCACGATCCCTCAGCTGGTGGAACGAAACGACAGCGGACGGCCAGTTTCCCTACCATAATCGAACACAGCTCCATTTAA
- the LOC135615637 gene encoding transcription factor bHLH30-like isoform X2 — MATEEVKDASSREEMQVLLMLLTLPYHGVLLRFILSAQLTLSSLKPVLGKISSYSYSPAGSTEAGSGLGLNRFLRAQGSASSSLFGTIHAELGRLTAQEIMDAKALAASKSHSEAERRRRERINGHLAKLRSMLPNTTKTDKASLLAEVIQHVKELKRQTTEITEESPLPTEVDELTVDSTCDEDGKFIVRASLCCEDRPDLLPDLINALKALRLRVLKAEITTVGGRVKNVLAISEEQNSGDDDHQRLVTAIQEALKAVVEQTAKHDPSAGGTKRQRTASFPTIIEHSSI, encoded by the exons ATGGCTACGGAGGAGGTGAAGGATGCTTCTTCTCGGGAGGAGATGCAAGTGCTGCTGATGCTGTTAACCCTGCCCTACCATGGTGTCTTACTTCGATTCATTCTATCAGCCCAGCTCACCCTCAGTTCGCTGAAACCAGTTCTTGGCAAGATCAGCAGCTATTCAT ATTCGCCAGCAGGATCAACGGAAGCTGGTAGCGGTTTGGGCTTGAATAGATTTCTGCGAGCACAAGGTTCggcttcttcctctctctttgGGACCATTCATGCAGAGTTAGGGAGGTTGACTGCCCAGGAAATCATGGATGCCAAGGCCTTAGCTGCGTCCAAGAGCCACAGCGAGGCCGAGCGCAGGCGCCGCGAGCGCATCAATGGCCATCTTGCCAAGTTGCGGAGCATGCTCCCAAACACCACCAAG ACGGATAAGGCATCATTGCTAGCGGAGGTCATCCAGCATGTGAAGGAGCTGAAGCGGCAGACGACGGAGATCACCGAAGAAAGCCCGCTGCCTACCGAAGTCGACGAACTCACCGTCGACTCCACATGCGACGAAGATGGCAAGTTCATCGTCAGAGCATCGTTGTGTTGCGAAGACCGACCCGACCTGCTTCCGGACCTCATCAATGCCCTCAAAGCGCTGCGGCTTCGCGTCCTCAAGGCGGAGATCACCACGGTCGGCGGCCGCGTAAAGAACGTCCTTGCCATCTCCGAGGAACAAAACTCGGGCGATGACGACCATCAGCGGTTGGTAACAGCCATCCAGGAAGCCCTAAAGGCCGTCGTGGAGCAGACGGCGAAGCACGATCCCTCAGCTGGTGGAACGAAACGACAGCGGACGGCCAGTTTCCCTACCATAATCGAACACAGCTCCATTTAA